In Trichoderma asperellum chromosome 1, complete sequence, a single window of DNA contains:
- a CDS encoding uncharacterized protein (EggNog:ENOG41) has translation MAAQLHAQIPTDNRTAFGSVNIPPVVFPKNVSAPSPDLDVSGAAATAVNALNEALKKGDYEAAAKLFVDQGYWRDHLALTWEFRTAQGTQGITSLLQDSSKSKDGFRLKEITIDSSSALRAPKVASLDGEGEVPGIQFFINFGTVIGSGKGVARLVDDSGTWKLFSIYTALDEIDGHQEQLGERRPKGVKHGQKRGPQNWAEKRQRETSYQNGTQPAVLIIGAGQAGLTAAARLKMIGVDALIIEQNNRVGDNWRKRYHNLVLHDTVWYQHLPYIPFPPQWPIFTPKDKLATFFEAYATLLELNVWTKTELGDVKWDDATGSWSVTVQRQKEDGTTETRTLHPHHIIQATGLSGFKFVPKLKGMENFKGDRICHSSDFPGSTPNSTGKKAVIVGCCTSAHDIAQDFVENGYDVTLVQRSSTFVASSKSVSDILLRDFSEGGPPVEDLDLLFHSQPTAVLKALHTSSAKKQTEHDRETLEGLRKVGFNVDSGPDGAGLLFKYFQLGGRYYIDVGASKLIVDGKIKVKQGQEIAEVLPHGLRFEDGSELEADEIVLATGYGNMRDKTRHMLGDAVADKIGDVWGFGEGGELRNIFQQTGHPGFWIHGSSLALCRYYSKALSLQIKGIEEGLYKYGEK, from the exons ATGGCGGCTCAACTCCACGCGCAAATCCCCACCGATAACCGCACAGCTTTTGGGTCGGTTAACATTCCTCCCGTTGTGTTCCCCAAAAATGTGTCTGCCCCATCTCCAGACCTGGACGTGAGCGGCGCCGCTGCCACTGCAGTCAATGCGCTAAACGAAGCGCTCAAGAAGGGCGACTATGAAGCTGCCGCCAAGCTCTTTGTCGACCAAGGCTATTGGAGAGACCACTTGGCTCTAACTTGGGAATTCCGCACAGCGCAAGGGACCCAGGGTATTACCAGCCTCTTACAAGATAGCTCCAAGTCCAAGGATGGATTTCGATTGAAAGAAATTACAATAGATTCGAGCTCAGCACTACGAGCGCCCAAAGTGGCTTCACTGGATGGCGAAGGCGAGGTTCCGGGAATACAGTTTTTCATTAATTTTGGAACTGTGATTGGATCTGGAAAGGGTGTCGCTAGGCTCGTAGATGACAGTGGCACCTGGAAACTCTTCTCAATATACACAGCCCTTGACGAAATTGACGGCCACCAAGAACAGCTCGGCGAGAGACGGCCCAAGGGAGTCAAGCATGGACAGAAGCGAGGCCCTCAGAACTGGGCCGAAAAGAGACAACGAGAGACTTCGTATCAGAATGGGACTCAACCGGCGGTTTTGATTATCG GAGCCGGACAAGCTGGattgacggcagcagcaagactgAAGATGATTGGCGTCGATGCCTTGATCATTGAGCAAAATAATCGTGTGGGAGATAACTGGCGAAAGCGATACCACAACCTCGTGCTCCACGACACTGTTTGGTACCAGCACCTGCCATACATTCCTTTTCCACCGCAGTGGCCCATCTTTACTCCCAAGGACAAGCTAGCTACGTTCTTCGAGGCCTACGCGACACTACTCGAGTTGAACGTCTGGACAAAGACGGAGCTTGGAGATGTCAAGTGGGATGATGCTACAGGCAGCTGGTCTGTCACGGTGCAACGGCAGAAGGAAGATGGCACGACAGAGACACGAACTCTCCATCCGCATCATATTATCCAAGCGACAGGCCTCTCGGGATTCAAATTTGTGCCGAAGCTGAAAGGCATGGAAAACTTCAAGGGCGACCGCATTTGCCACTCTTCAGACTTTCCTGGATCAACGCCGAATAGCACGGGAAAGAAGGCCGTAATCGTGGGTTGCTGTACTTCGGCTCACGACATTGCCCAAGACTTTGTGGAAAATGGCTACGACGTGACCTTGGTCCAAAGATCGAGCACCTTTGTCGCCTCGTCCAAATCCGTCAGCGACATCCTCCTTCGCGACTTTTCAGAAGGCGGTCCCCCAGTAGAGGATCTAGACTTGTTGTTCCACAGCCAGCCCACCGCGGTGCTCAAGGCTCTTCATACATCCTCTGCCAAGAAACAGACCGAGCATGACCGCGAAACACTCGAGGGCCTGCGAAAAGTTGGGTTCAACGTGGACAGCGGCCCGGATGGCGCAGGCCTCCTCTTCAAGTACTTCCAGCTGGGAGGACGCTACTACATCGATGTTGGCGCTTCCAAGCTGATTGTTGATGGTAAAATCAAGGTCAAGCAGGGCCAGGAGATTGCCGAGGTGCTGCCCCACGGTCTACGTTTCGAAGATGGCAGCGAACTCGAGGCAGATGAGATCGTCCTGGCCACGGGCTACGGAAACATGCGAGACAAGACGCGCCACATGCTTGGAGATGCTGTTGCGGACAAGATTGGCGACGTTTGGGGCTTTGGCGAGGGAGGGGAGTTGCGGAATATTTTCCAGCAGACTGGCCATCCGGGTTTCTGGATTCACGGAAGCAGCCTGGCGCTGTGTCGGTACTACTCGAAGGCGTTATCGCTGCAGATTAAGGGCATCGAAGAGGGCTTGTATAAGTACGGCGAGAAATAG
- a CDS encoding uncharacterized protein (EggNog:ENOG41) translates to MTEIAMLEAALKESTLEESTLEESTLEDSTVEALTPVEALATEGTNTGEGTLVDGLLAESFHQEPPKREEPWVLVKSRKGGRPKPVPKPADVKTIKFEPTIKAMDPLPLLSKEAIAGQHFYTYREYKQSREYRVLKAIIKEFVRDTFKDSASGEDPVRKAVCLGIGSFDPENGSWSVKEKAHVQLAAFLLIVEEIEKFCKKPIKCIFQEPAFEVSDIAFITSLGHEVVESPVAFDAVDSHTFLFGVHLYRDVYAHAFKNGDFPALFIGTGWDVWSDVNYRWEPEECTLDAIEIMEKTHKKFAFPEAKGKNIFYGTSIYWD, encoded by the exons ATGACGGAGATTGCTATGTTGGAGGCGGCTCTCAAGGAGTCCACCCTCGAGGAATCCACCCTCGAGGAATCCACCCTTGAGGATTCCACCGTGGAAGCTCTTACCCCCGTTGAAGCTCTCGCCACCGAGGGCACCAACACTGGAGAGGGCACCTTGGTTGACGGTCTCTTGGCTGAGAGCTTCCATCAGGAGCCTCCCAAGCGCGAGGAGCCCTGGGTTTTGGTCAAATCGCGTAAGGGCGGTCGTCCCAAGCCTGTTCCTAAGCCTGCGGATGTTAAGACCATCAAGTTTGAGCCGAccatcaaggccatggaccccctccctcttctcagcAAGGAGGCCATTGCTGGTCAACATTTCTATACGTACAGAGAGTACAAGCAGAGTCGTGAGTACCGCGTTCTGAAGGCCATCATCAAGGAGTTCGTCAGGGACACCTTCAAGGACTCGGCCTCTGGCGAAGACCCCGTCCGCAAGGCCGTTTGCCTTGGCATTGGATCTTTCGATCCTGAGAACGGCAGCTGGTCCGTCAAGGAGAAGGCTCATGTGCAGCTTGCCGCGTTCCTTCTCATTGTCGAGGAGATTG AGAAGTTCTGCAAGAAGCCCATCAAGTGCATCTTCCAGGAGCCGGCTTTTGAGGTCTCCGACATTGCCTTCATCACCTCCTTGGGTCACGAGGTTGTTGAGTCTCCCGTCGCCTTTGACGCTGTTGATTCTCACACCTTCCTCTTTGGCGTCCACCTCTACCGCGATGTCTACGCCCATGCCTTCAAGAACGGCGACTTCCCTGCCCTGTTCATCGGCACCGGCTGGGATGTCTGGTCCGA TGTCAACTACCGCTGGGAGCCCGAGGAGTGCACTCTCGACGCCATCGAGATCATGGAGAAGACCCACAAGAAGTTTGCCTTCCCCGaggccaagggcaagaaCATCTTCTATGGCACCTCCATCTACTGGGACTAA
- a CDS encoding uncharacterized protein (TransMembrane:1 (o329-351i)~CAZy:GH17) gives MQRYGSHGNSPEREPLDAYHGPPSPAYPHETPYHDSVSPQPQHYRQPPPPPVPSHQDHGYEYDDDGHAPPPPQHHQGNAGYFARGDDGHYDGYAQQTRPNPNSRGYSQNNVTPGSDNFSDMAAGGMAGIAYGVAERNARESGMQAMHGGLPPPPSHARYPDGGNGYGFGGYHQDSEQGSRTSFNPLGMPGANSSRSPSRSARDSRSARDPYADDHYPQMYAAGSRNSNPMLGIVNPNEIVDDGDDGLDYSRRSQRNSTLGASDAAKGAAAVTTAAVGAGAIRSALGRSAKAADGSGNRAGGEGGGIFDNGSPEEKSAWMAQHTSQSKKWRWAISIIVILLIIGGVVGGVVGSRVANKSGSKSGNGSGSSKGGSGSGSGSGGDDGGDLNINSQEIKDLLNNPNLHKVFPGIDYTPLNTQYPACLTDPPSQNNITRDVAVLSQLTNKIRLYGTDCNQTQMVLHSISALEMTSDIKVWMGVWQDNNATTNARQLAQMWDILDKYGDDPFEGIIVANEVLFRQQFTVASLGELLDDVRTNLTKKKFDLPVATSDLGDDWTQALADDSDYIMANVHPFFSGTTATEAADWTYSFWKDHDGQFWKSDKSKNIISETGWPTGGGQDCGGPSTCDHPAVAGIDELNTFMSDWVCQALENGTNYFWFEAFDEPWKVIYNTATEAWEDKWGLMDANRKLKDGVKIPDCGGKTVS, from the exons ATGCAGCGCTACGGTTCGCATGGCAACTCTCCCGAGAGAGAGCCTCTCGACGCCTACCATGGCCCCCCAAGCCCTGCCTACCCCCACGAGACTCCCTATCACGACAGTGTctcgcctcagcctcagcacTACCGCCagcctccgcctcctccagtGCCCTCGCACCAGGACCACGGCTACGAatacgacgacgacggccatGCGCCTCCACCGCCTCAGCACCACCAGGGCAACGCCGGCTACTTTGCCAGAGGCGATGATGGCCACTATGACGGGTATGCGCAACAGACCAGACCAAACCCCAACTCCCGTGGATACTCCCAAAACAATGTGACGCCCGGCTCTGACAACTTCAGCGACATGGCCGCGGGAGGAATGGCCGGCATTGCCTACGGCGTAGCAGAGCGAAACGCGCGAGAGAGCGGCATGCAGGCCATGCACGGCGGcctgcctcctccgccatccCACGCGCGATATCCCGACGGCGGCAACGGCTACGGCTTTGGCGGCTACCACCAGGACTCCGAGCAGGGCTCGCGCACCAGCTTCAACCCGCTGGGCATGCCGGGAGCCAACAGCTCGCGCTCGCCTTCTCGCAGCGCACGGGATTCGCGCAGCGCACGAGACCCCTATGCCGACGACCACTACCCTCAGATGTATGCCGCGGGCTCTCGAAATAGCAATCCGATGCTCGGCATAGTCAATCCTAATGAGATTGtggacgacggcgacgacggaCTGGACTATTCCCGGCGTAGTCAGCGGAATTCCACCCTCGGCGCGTCTGATGCGGCAAAGGGAGCTGCGGCGGTGACGACGGCGGctgttggagctggagcgatTCGAAGTGCGTTGGGACGCAGTG CAAAAGCAGCCGATGGCAGTGGCAATCGCGCAGGAGGCGAAGGCGGCGGCATCTTCGACAATGGTAGCCCCGAAGAAAAGTCGGCCTGGATGGCGCAGCACACCTCCCAAAGCAAGAAATGGCGCTgggccatctccatcatcgtcatcctgtTGATTATCGGCGGTGTCGTTGGCGGCGTCGTCGGAAGCCGCGTTGCCAACAAAAGCGGCAGCAAGTCTGGcaacggcagcggcagttCTAAAGGCGGAAGTGGAAGTGGAAGTGGCAgtggcggcgatgacggcGGTGATCTCAACATCAACAGCCAGGAGATCAAAGACCTGCTCAACAACCCCAACCTGCACAAGGTCTTCCCTGGAATCGACTACACGCCTCTCAACACCCAGTATCCCGCCTGCTTGACTGATCCTCCTTCGCAGAACAACATCACTCGAGATGTGGCTGTTCTCAGCCAGCTGACCAACAAGATCCGTCTCTACGGCACTGACTGCAACCAGACGCAGATGGTCCTCCACTCCATCTCTGCTCTCGAGATGACTAGCGACATCAAGGTCTGGATGGGCGTCTGGCAGGACAACAACGCCACTACCAATGCTCGCCAACTTGCGCAGATGTGGGACATTCTGGACAAGTACGGCGACGATCCCTTTGAAGGCATTATCGTTGCCAACGAAGTGCTCTTCCGCCAGCAGTTCACCGTTGCCAGCCTAGGCGAACTGCTCGACGACGTGCGAACAAACCtcaccaagaagaagttcGATCTCCCAGTCGCTACCTCCGATCTGGGCGACGACTGGACTCAAGCTCTCGCCGACGACAGTGACTACATCATGGCCAACGTCCACCCGTTCTTTAGTGGAACAACGGCAACCGAGGCTGCTGACTGGACCTACAGCTTCTGGAAAGATCACGACGGCCAGTTCTGGAAGTCCGACAAGTCCAAGAACATCATCTCCGAGACCGGTTGGCCCACTGGAGGCGGCCAAGACTGCGGCGGCCCCAGCACTTGCGACCACCCAGCCGTGGCTGGCATCGACGAGCTCAACACGTTTATGAGCGACTGGGTGTGTCAGGCCCTCGAGAACGGCACAAACTACTTCTGGTTCGAAGCCTTTGACGAGCCGTGGAAGGTCATCTACAACACTGCCACCGAGGCATGGGAGGATAAATGGGGCCTCATGGATGCCAACCGCAAGCTCAAGGACGGTGTGAAGATTCCTGACTGCGGCGGCAAGACAGTTTCgtga
- a CDS encoding uncharacterized protein (TransMembrane:1 (i93-114o)): MKDLACIISPRRSQYPTFSSTLVRAENKDQWRPSEMHAAPLVYHIGTHVLWHRIVDISSFKALSMDLSRLAAGEEGEQGRSVKLSNKRSRGRCMGLFFAIVFQYFVFSFVALQFRFGRSSPEIGFVSQGN; the protein is encoded by the coding sequence ATGAAGGATCTTGCCTGCATCATATCCCCACGGAGGTCGCAATATCCCACCTTCTCCTCCACGCTGGTCAGGGCCGAAAATAAAGATCAATGGCGCCCTAGTGAGATGCATGCTGCTCCTCTAGTCTATCACATAGGAACACACGTATTATGGCATCGAATCGTGGACATTTCTTCGTTCAAGGCCTTGTCGATGGATCTCTCGAGGTTGGCAGCcggggaagaaggagaacaaGGACGAAGCGTAAAGCTCTCAAACAAGCGTAGTCGCGGTAGATGCATGGGTCTATTCTTCGCCATCGTCTTCCAGTACtttgtcttctcctttgTCGCGTTACAATTCAGATTCGGTCGCTCGTCCCCTGAAATTGGCTTTGTGTCTCAAGGAAATTGA
- a CDS encoding uncharacterized protein (EggNog:ENOG41) has translation MEIQFTLPINTAKGEGGTTSTFTGLSTPASSSRGRGGVHRFALDTRTRHTRRSSTRARTGCNTCKKRHVKCDETRPACLNCMKWRGYCDSYSDASDSSSQLQARASSSNTKLIHTKKAPLLIIEPSVNSIRFANNDQRDYFAEWSNLSVTYLGGFLDQTRLWTATMPQVTLEDNTLRYGAMAVGALRKAYQVQGSEMGLELNNRHYMNAIVYYCEALRMQSEMKPTREGLRTALLSSLLFVCFESQRGNVPAALKHVTHGFTMLNELANCTDRAPDLVSIAPAPPALVQDILDCYKPLELQSRSFMGSYRKYFVLPQPPSGQTGQQPSSPSPSSSSSAHASPSPLLLSSQNLPQQQTSSRDSSLQPTARSSSSQPETPLGSSHQSPQPTGLPSPQSQGNPSSPQAPPLDDRLE, from the exons ATGGAGATTCAGTTTACGCTGCCGATAAACACCGCCAAGGGCGAGGGCGGCACTACAAGCACATTTACAGG CCTCTCAACTCCAGCATCCTCATCAAGAGGTCGAGGCGGTGTCCATCGCTTTGCTCTAGACACGAGAACGAGGCACACTCGACGCAGCTCCACCCGCGCACGCACAGGCTGCAACACTTGTAA GAAACGCCATGTCAAATGCGACGAGACCCGGCCAGCCTGCCTCAACTGCATGAAATGGCGCGGCTACTGCGATTCCTACTCGGATGCTTCCGACTCTTCTTCACAACTCCAGGCCCGCGCTTCATCGTCCAATACAAAGCTCATCCACACTAAAAAGGCTCCTTTGCTCATCATTGAGCCATCCGTCAACAGCATCCGCTTCGCCAACAATGACCAGCGAGACTACTTTGCCGAGTGGTCTAATCTCTCCGTCACCTACCTCGGCGGCTTTTTGGACCAGACTCGCCTCTGGACGGCCACAATGCCTCAGGTCACACTGGAAGACAACACTCTACGATACGGCGCCATGGCTGTGGGGGCGCTCCGAAAGGCATATCAGGTCCAAGGCTCAGAGATGGGGCTTGAGCTTAACAATCGGCACTATATGAATGCCATTGTCTATTATTGCGAGGCCCTCCGCATGCAGTCTGAAATGAAGCCCACGAGAGAGGGTCTGAGGACAGCATTGCTTTCTTCCCTGTTATTTGTGTGCTTTGAGTCTCAGCGAGGCAATGTACCTGCCGCTCTCAAGCATGTAACTCACGGCTTTACCATGCTCAACGAGCTCGCCAACTGCACTGATAGAGCACCCGATCTTGTTAGCATTGCTCCCGCGCCGCCGGCCCTTGTACAAGACATCTTGGACTGCTATAAACCCCTAGAGCTGCAGTCAAGGTCCTTTATGGGGTcgtatagaaaatactttgTCTTGCCACAACCTCCTTCTGGGCAAACTGGCCAGCAGCCTTCATCACcttcaccatcatcatcctcttcggcacatgcttctccttcaccactgctgctgtcgtcACAAAACCTGCCACAGCAACAaacaagcagcagagacTCTTCCCTTCAACCAACAGCTCGGAGCTCCTCAAGCCAGCCTGAGACGCCTCTTGGATCCTCTCATCAAAGCCCTCAGCCAACGGGTCTTCCAAGTCCGCAGAGCCAGGGCAATCCATCCTCTCCTCAAGCTCCCCCTTTAGACGACCGCCTGGAATAA
- a CDS encoding uncharacterized protein (EggNog:ENOG41) has translation MPRAFKSWDEMRDYWGLVQRQMVRHVPMLNKLTSELALHRTVDVAEIERKFGSLRSNPTLVKFIAETRYWLQRWTETYEPMHQAIMQNAKTNRSLYLQALSIRIEYLILYIYTAVPRYSSLITVRGLTPQYREINALAEELLQSRPNCGFAMDAGYTWPLFVVSFGCRNRQVREDAIRILGQYPIRNALRDSRVFRAIAIKNNETEIVNEIEGDENEQWMRLRRRELIFEDFGSSIIFRFVQKDPVTGNWDLVEEVADYGVGSNGRLAWRRQPISETESILSGVC, from the coding sequence ATGCCGCGTGCGTTCAAGTCGTGGGATGAAATGCGTGACTACTGGGGTCTGGTCCAGCGCCAGATGGTGCGCCATGTGCCAATGCTGAACAAGCTAACTTCTGAGCTTGCTCTCCACAGAACAGTCGACGTGGCCGAAATAGAGAGGAAGTTTGGGAGCCTCAGATCAAACCCGACGCTGGTCAAGTTCATCGCAGAGACTCGGTACTGGCTGCAGCGCTGGACCGAAACATACGAGCCCATGCACCAAGCCATCATGCAAAACGCCAAAACCAACCGTTCTCTCTATCTACAAGCCCTGAGTATTCGTATCGAGTATCTGATCCTCTACATCTACACGGCTGTGCCGCGCTACTCGAGCCTCATTACTGTCAGAGGCCTCACTCCCCAATATCGCGAGATCAATGCTCTCgccgaagagctgctgcagtcCCGACCCAACTGTGGCTTTGCCATGGATGCCGGATACACCTGGCCTTTGTTTGTCGTCTCCTTTGGCTGCCGAAACCGGCAAGTCAGAGAAGATGCAATCCGAATCCTGGGCCAATATCCCATCCGCAACGCCCTTCGCGATAGTCGAGTCTTCAGAGCCATTGCCATCAAGAACAACGAAACAGAAATCGTCAACGAGATTGAGGGCGACGAGAATGAGCAGTGGATGCGCCTCAGACGCCGCGAGCTCATCTTTGAAGACTTTGGCTCCAGCATCATCTTTCGGTTCGTGCAAAAGGACCCCGTCACAGGGAATTGGGATCTGGTGGAGGAAGTGGCCGACTATGGCGTCGGATCCAATGGTCGACTGGCATGGCGGAGGCAGCCAATTTCCGAAACAGAGTCGATTCTCTCTGGCGTATGTTGA